TTGGATAGAGTTTAAAGAAAATGGGAAAAAGGTATATAGACCGATGCCTAGAGATAGAGATCAGGCTTTCTCTAAAATGAGTGATGGATTTCTTTTAACAACAGCTGTAAAATTGATTCCAGCTGCCGGTTTGCTCAGAGAATATAATGAGGATTTAGTTGATGTAAAAGGCATAAATGTTGAACCATATCCTTTAGATATGGAATTAATTGAGAATTCTGTAAAGTCGGTTTGGGATGAACAGGTTGCTTATATTCAAAAGAATATTACAGACGAAGTTATTGAAAAAGCATTTTTAAACATGCCTGTAGAAATAAGAGACGCAGACGCTGAAGAAATTAAAAGATTATTAAAAGCACGAAGAGAGAATCTTCAAAAAATATCGGATAGATATTATAGATTAGTTAATAAATTTTCAGTAATAACAGGTACTAATAAAGACGATTGGTTTGATATAGAACGTATGCCTGAAGGTGTGACTAAAGTTACTGCTTACAGAATTAAAGATGGTAAAAAGTCAGATGTCTTTCATGAGCGTGTTTATAATAGAGACGAAACAAAAGAAATTTGGATTTATGCATTAGATGATGATGATGTATTCAATGTATTTGGAGAAGGAAATCGATATATTAACGTAAGACTTATTGGTGGTCAAAACAATGACACTTACGACATAAAGAATGGTAAGAAAATTAAGTTTTATGATTACAAATCAAAAAAGAACACAATAGTTACAGATAAAGGGTCAAAAAAATTAACTGATGATTATGAAACTAATGTGTATGATTACAAGAAGTTAAAAAATAGCACATTACAAACCTTGCCATCAATAGGAGCAAATCCGGATGATGGTTTTAAGATTGGTTTTGTAAGTACGCTTACTAACTATACGTTTGAGCGTAATCCATTTTCTTCTCAACATTCAGTATCAGCAGGATATTTTTTTGCGACTAATGGCTTTGATCTAGGATATAGAGGTGAGTTTGCAAATGTTATAGGAGAAGCTAATTTAAAGATTGAATCTAAGTTTACGAGTCCAAATTTTGCACGTAACTTCTTTGGTTTTGGAAATAGCACACCAAATTTAGAACCAGATAATAATTCTATAGATTTAGATTTTAATAGAGTAAAAATTAGAACATTCGATATTTCTCCAGCCTTAGTTTGGAGAGGACAATACGGATCCACATTTGAGGTTGGCGCTTCGTATGAGTCTAATGAAGTCGAAAGAACTTCTGGTAGATATCTAGAAACTATTACTGCTCCAACAGACGCAGTTTTTGACAAGCAAGATTTTTATGGTGCTCATGCAAAATATATTTATGATGTAAGGGATAATAGTGTTTTCCCAACCTTAGGTATGATGTTTGGTCTTGAGGCTGGTTTTAAAAATAATGTAAGTACTTCAAAAGGATTTGGTTATGTAATTCCTGAGTTAGGATTTGATTATAAGATTACTAATCAAGGAACAGTAGTGTTAGCTACTAAATTACGAAGCCAGATTAACTTAGGAGATGATTTTGAGTTTTACCAAGCAGCAACATTAGGTGACTCAGAAGGATTACGTGGGTATAGAAGAGAACGTTTTTCAGGGAAGCAATCTTTTGTTCAGAGTACAGACTTAAGATTTAACCTTAGACGTAAATCATCTAATTTTTTACCATTTAATGTAGGTTTCTATGGTGGTTTCGACTATGGTCGTATATGGATAGATGATGGTAGAGTTCTAAATCCAATGTTTAATGAAAGTGGCTGGAATACATCAGTAGGTGGTGGTATTTTTGTGAGCGCTTATAGCATGTTTACAGCTAACGTCTCTGCATTTAGTAGTGATGACGGCTTGCGTTTAGCTTTTAAATTAGGATTTGGTTTTTAATTTAATCAATCTTAAATTCATATAAGTTTCCACCAGTTACACCCAAGTATTCATCAGCAATATAAAGTGTACTATCATTTTTAAAAACAACACTTTCTTTCTGAGAAGCATATTCAAACTCATAACGTTTATAATCTGATTCAAAGAATTTATTGCCTTTCAATTTTGAAAACACTAAAACAGAGTTTTCAGTCAAAAGCGCTAGTTTATTGCCTTTTGTGTTGATATCGGCTGAGGTTACCCAACATTCAGACTGGTTACATGTATTAAATGTATCTATATATTCAGCTTTATAGTTTCCTTTTGTTGAAGGCAATTTGTAAAGGTTTGTTTTACCTGGCTTTTTGGGTGCACGACTTTTGGTAAAGAGGTAAAGCGAATCATTATAAAAGAAAAAAGCTTCACAATCAAAATGACGTTTACTTTTCTTTGGAGGAAATTTCTTTTGTTCTGGATAAGTAAAACTAATAACCTTTGGTTTAATAGATTCTTTATTTTTAGCTAAATCCTTTGCCGTAATCTTTAATATAGAAAGTTGCTCGCTATTATTGTCATTGTTACCAAAATTACCAATATAGATATTACCTTTAGGGTCCGTAGTTAAATCTTCCCAGTCTCTGTTTTTGGCTTTTATTTTTATGGCTTTTATTATCTCTCCAGCAGTATTTAAGCAATATAGAATAGGTTTATTACCGCTATCATTAACCATCCAAAACAAGTTATTTTTGGTGTCAGTTTCTAATCCAGAAACTTCGTTAAGGTCAATAGGTAAATCCATAACAACTTTAAGTTCTCCAGTTTCACAACTAAGAACCAATAAGCAAATAATAAAAAAGTATTTACGCATAAAGGCTTCAAAATTTATAATGCTAAATTTACAGCGATAATTTTAAGCAACTGACTTTTTGAAGAATTTTAATACAGATTTAGATATTGCAATTATTGGCGGTGGCGCTGCAGGTTTTTTTGCTGCTATTAATATTGCAGAGCAAAATCCAAGCCTTACAATTGCTATTCTTGAGCGAGGTAAAACAGGTTTACAAAAAGTAAAAATTTCTGGAGGTGGTCGCTGTAATGTTACACATGCCGAGTTTATGCCTTCTGAACTCGTTACGAATTACCCAAGAGGTGAAAAAGAGTTGCTTGGACCATTTCATACATTCATGACTGGCGATACTATTACTTGGTTCGAAGAGCGTGGGATAGAATTGAAGATTGAGGAAGATGGTCGTATGTTTCCTGTGTCTAATGCTTCGCAAACAATAATTGATTGTTTTATAAATGAAGCAAAAAAGCATCATGTGAAAGTGATGTATAATTATTCTGTAAAATCAATTAGCGCTCAGGAATATGGATTTACATTAAAAACCAATAAAGAAGATATTTCCTGTAAAAAATTAGTCATAGCTACAGGGAGCAATCCGAAAATTTGGAATATACTTTCAGATTTAGGCCATGCCATTGTTCCGCCAGTACCGTCATTATTTACCTTTGATATTAAAGACGAACGTATTAAAGATATTCCGGGTGTTGTTGCAAAAGACGTTGAGGTTAAGGTTTTGGAAACGGATTTAGAGTCCGAAGGACCATTACTAATTACCCATGTGGGTATGAGTGCGCCAGCAATTTTAAAATTGTCTGCTTTTGGAGCTGTTGAATTAGCAAGGCTGAATTACAATTTTAAAGTTGCTATCAATTTTATTCGCTATGGTGGAGAACAATGTATGGATGCTTTAAAGACTATAAAGCAAGATTTTGCTAAAAAAACAGTCTCTAATTCAACGCAATTCAACTTGCCAAAACGCTTATGGAAAAAGTTAGTTATAGCTTCAAATATTAATGAAACAGAGCGTTGGGCAGATTTAAATAAAAATCAATTAGAAGCACTTGTAGACCAGCTCACCAATGCCGTTTTTAAAGTTACAGGAAAAAGCACTTTTAAAGAAGAATTTGTAACTGCTGGCGGCATAGATTTAAAAGAAATTAATTTTAAAACTTTTGAGAGTAAACGTATTCCGAATCTTTATTTTGCTGGTGAAGTTATCAATGTAGATGCCGTTACTGGAGGATTTAATTTTCAAAATGCCTGGACGAGCGCTTATATTGTTTCTCAATCAATTAATAGCTGACTATGAAATATCTTGTATTAATACTCCTTTTTTCTGGTTGTCTTTTTGCCCAAGATGTAAAGTCACATCTTTGGAAAGATCGTGTTATTGTTATTTCTGGTAATGAAGCTGCACGCGATACTATTGACGCTCAATATCAACGTTTCGAAAACCAGTTAGAAAAATTAAAAGACAGAAAATTAGTGATTTACATGTGTATTAATAAGTTCTGTGTTTACTACGATTCAAAATCAAAACCAAAAATGTTTAATCGAGAAGAAACATCAGAGAAATTCAGTATTAATTTGTTTGGTTTAGACGGCGGAAGTAAATTTTCTTCAACTAAAATAATAGAGCCAAAATTAATTTTTGACCTCGTTGACAGTATGCCTATGCGAAGACAAGAACTGAGAAATAAGCAAAATTAATATGAATGTTTTTGTTGTTTTACTAAGAGGCATTAATGTTGGTGGTCACAGAAAAGTGCCTATGACTCAGTTGCGAGAGTTGCTCTCAAATTCAGGTTATGTTAATGTACAAACTTACATTCAGAGCGGAAATGTTGTGTTGCAATCATCTTCTGATTCAAAGGCATTAAAGCAAAATTTGGAAGAAGCTATCTTAAATCATTTTGGTTTTGAAGTCACGATTTTGGTAAAAAATAATACTGAATTAAAAGCGATTTATAAGGCTTGTCCTTTTCAAAATGAAGAAAAAGAGAAGAGCTATTTTATGTTCTTAGACACATCGCCTAATACTGAAGGGCTTGCTGAAGTATCAAAACTAGAATACATCGGAGAGAAAGTTAGTATTACAGAAAACTGTATTTATTTCTTTAGCGCCAATGGTTATGGGCGTGCAAAATTCAACTCCAATTTCTATGAGCGTAAGCTAAAAGTTAATGCTACAGCAAGAAATTATAAAACGATGCTAAAATTATTAGCAATGGTAGAAGAAGCTGAAGCTAAGCTCTAGAATTTACTTATTTTTGCATCAGAATTTAAACCAATGACAGAGCAAGATTTTATTCTTAAAGACTATAAAACCAACGTTGAAAGCGGAAAAGTAAAATGGGAATCACCTAGTAATATAGCTTTGGTGAAATATTGGGGAAAAAAGGAACATCAAATTCCAGAAAATCCATCTATCAGTTTCACACTATCTAATTGCAAAACAATTACTGAAGTCACTTATACCAAAAAAGAAGGTGATGATTTTAGTTTTGATGTGATTTTTGAAGATAAAAATAATGAGGCTTTCAAGCCAAAAATCCAAACCTTTTTTGAGCGTATTGAAGCTTATGTCCCGTTTTTAAGATACTATCATTTTAAAATTGAAACGTCTAATACGTTTCCGCATAGTTCTGGTATTGCATCTTCAGCTTCAGGTATGAGTGCCTTGGCTTTGTGTTTGATGAGTATTGAACGTTCACTGAGCGGAGTCGAAGTGAGCGAATCTTATTTCAATCAAAAAGCGTCCTTTTTAGCGCGTTTAGGCTCAGGGAGTGCTTGCAGAAGTATTGAAGGCGAATTGGTAGTATGGGGAAATAATAAATCGACAGAGAGTTCAGATTTATTCGGCGTCAAATTTACGGAAGACATCCATCCAAATTTTCAAGACTATCAAGATGCTATTTTATTAGTGGATAAAGGTGAAAAGCAAGTCAGTAGTACTGTTGGGCATAAACTAATGTTTGGTCATCCTTTTGCCCAAAAACGCTTTGAGCAAGCTCATGAAAATTTAGCAGAATTAAAAGATGTCCTCATTTCAGGAAATCAAAAGCGATTTATAGAAATTGTTGAAAGTGAAGCTATGACGCTTCATGCGATGATGATGACAAGTATGCCATATTTTATACTAATGAAACCAAATACGTTAGAAATCATTAATAAAATTTGGCAGTTTAGAGCAGAGTCAGGTTCTAATATTTGCTTTACTTTAGATGCTGGTGCTAACGTACATGTCTTGTTTCCAAAGGCTGAGCAAGAAAAAGTTTATGAATTCATTAAGACCCAGTTGGTTGGTTATTGCCAAAATGGTCACTATATTTGTGATAACGTCGGAAAAGGTGCTCAAAAATTATGAGTATTCTAACAGACAAAGAAACTATGAAAGGTCCCCTATTTTATTCTAAAATTCTGTTATTCGGTGAATACGGAATTATTAAAGATTCTAAAGGATTATCAATTCCATATAATTTTTATAATGGCGCGCTCAAAGTTGATGAAAATCCATCTGAAGAAGCCATAAAATCAAATCAAAGTTTAACCCGTTTTGCAGTCTACTTGAAAGAGATAGATACTGATTTGGTTAATTTTGACACAGAAAAACTTCAGGGTGATGTTGATGCTGGTATGTACTTCGATTCTTCAATACCACAAGGTTATGGTGTTGGTAGTAGTGGTGCTTTAGTTGCTGCGATTTACGATAAGTATGCAACAGATAAAATTACTGTTTTAGAAAATTTAACTCGAGAAAAACTTTTAAAACTAAAGTCCATTTTTTCAGAAATGGAGTCTTTTTTTCATGGTAAATCCTCTGGATTAGACCCACTAAACAGTTACTTAAGTTTACCGATACTAATCAACTCAAAGGATAATATTGAAGCTACAGGTATTCCTTCTCAGAAAACTGAGGGTAAAGGTGCTGTATTTTTGTTAGACAGTGGTATCGTTGGAGAGACTGCCCCGATGGTAAGCATCTTCATGGAAAACATGAAAAATGAAGGTTTTAGAAGTATGCTTAAAGAGCAGTTTATAAAACATACAGATGCTTGTGTGGATGACTTCTTAAAAGGCGATATTAAGTCTCTATTCAAAAACACAAAGCAATTATCTAAAGTTGTACTTAACAACTTTAAACCAATGATTCCAAAACAATTTCACGAACTTTGGAAAAAAGGTATCGAAACTAACGATTACTATTTGAAGCTATGTGGCTCTGGTGGTGGTGGCTATATTCTTGGTTTTACAGAGAATATAGATAATGCAAGAGAAGCTCTTAGAGGTCAGAAATTAGAAGTCGTTTATAATTTCTAAATCCATGTTACCGAAGGCTCAAAAACACTTCATTTTAAAGGTTTTTAGTCTCTTTTCTGTGGTACGCGGTTATAACATACTTGTAGTTGTCATCGCTCAATATTTAGCAGCTATATACATATTTGCCCCAGATTTACATTTTAAAGATGTATTATTTGATATTAATATACTGATGTTGGTTTTGGCATCTTCAGCTACAATTGCTTCGGGTTATATTATCAATAATTTTTATGATTCGGAAAAAGACTTAATCAATCGTCCAAACAAAAGCATGTTAGATCGTTTGGTGAGTCAAAACACTAAGCTTTCTATATATTTTACACTTAATTTTCTTGCAGTAATTTTTGCGAGTTATGTTTCTTTCAGAACAGTACTATTTTTTGCGTTATATATTTTTGCAATTTGGTTTTATTCTCACAAGCTCAAAAAAATGCCAATTACAGGCAACTTGGTTTCAGCGATACTAACTGTAACACCTTTTTTTGCTATTTTTATCTATTATAAAAATTTTGAATGGGTCATTTTTATGCATGCCTTGTTCTTGTTTTTGCTTGTATCAATGCGAGAGTTGACAAAGGATTTAGAAAACATAAAAGGTGATTTAGCTCTCAATTACAGAACTGTGCCAGTAGTTTATGGAGAAAATGTCGCCAAATATTTACTCACGGGTGCTATATTAATCACTTGTTTTTCAGCATTTATTCTAATTGTTTATTTCGAAATTGGATACATGTATTATTTCTTTTATGCAAGTGTAATTTTACTGCTTACTTTTCTACTACTGTTATGGAAATCTAATTCAAAAACACATTATCTATGGCTTCATAATATTCTGAAGTTTATTATTGTTGCTGGGGTTTTTTCCATATTACTTATAGATATTAATCTTGTTTTAAATCGATTATAAATGAATACGACACTAAAAATTGCCATGGCGCAAATTGCTCCAGTTTGGTTAGATAAATCAGAAACACTAAAGAAAATCGAGAAATCAATTTCTGATGCAGCCAAAGAAAATGCCGAGCTTGTTGTTTTTGGTGAGGCTTTACTACCAGGTTATCCATTTTGGTTAGCTCTAACTGGTGGTGCTGAGTGGAATACAGATGTCAATAAAAAGTTGCATGCACATTATGTAAGCAACTCTATTTGTATAGAAAAAGGAGAATTAGACTCGGTATGTAAACTAGCAAAAGCAAATAAAATGGCTGTGTATTTGGGTATTATGGAGCGCCCTGAAGATCGAGGCGGACATAGTATTTATGCATCATTGGTTTATATCAACGAAAGAGGAGAAGTGCAATCTGTACATCGTAAACTACAACCAACCTATGACGAGCGTTTAACTTGGGCACCAGGTGATGGTAATGGACTAAAAGTACATTCGTTAAAAGCATTTACTGTTGGTGGACTTAATTGTTGGGAAAATTGGATGCCGTTACCAAGAACTGCATTGTATGGGCAAGGCGAAAATTTGCATATTGCAGTATGGCCAGGAAGCGACCATAATACAAAAGATATTACTCGTTTTATTGCCAGAGAGTCACGTTCTTATGTGGTTTCTGTATCGAGTTTAATGGCAAAAACAGATTTCCCAAAAGACACACCTTACTACAACGAAATCGTTAAAAACGCACCTGATACTTTAGCCAATGGCGGTAGCTGTATTGCTGGACCAGATGGCGAGTGGATTGTAGAGCCAGTCTTACATAAAGAAGGACTTATCTACCAAACGATAGATTTTAATTGTGTATTAGAGGAACGACAAAATTTTGATGCTGTCGGTCATTATTCACGTCCAGATGTTACTAAATTGACAGTTAATACAGAGCGTCAAACAACTGTAGAAATAAAATAGCACATGTTAACTATTGTCTTACCTTTGCAAAAAATTAAGCAATGACCAAACAGCAAGGCAATAAAGGAAAAGGGAAACCCGCACGTAATCAAAAAGATAGTGTGGGCAAAAAGCCATTTGTAAAAAGAAATGCGCCTTTTAAGAAGAAAGCTGCACCAAAAAGAGCATCTAATCCAGATGAGATTAGATTAAATAAATACATAGCTAATTCTGGAATGTGTTCGCGTCGCGAAGCTGACGAAAATATATCTATAGGACTAGTTACCGTAAACGGAAAAGTAATTACAGAAATGGGTTACAAAGTAAAGTTAGGTGACGAAGTAAAGTTTGATGGGAGACGAATCAATCCAGAGCCAAAAGTTTATGTATTGCTTAATAAACCAAAAGGTTTTGCAACCACGACTGCCGAAGGTAAAGGCAGAACAGTAATGGATTTGGTATCTAATGCTACTAGCGCAAAAATAAAACCTATAGGCAGATTAGGGCGTAACTCTTTAGGGTTATTGTTATTTACTAACGATGACGAAGTCGTACAGAAGTTTACCAATTCTAAAAATGGTGTAGGACGATTGTTTCAGATTGAATTGGATAAGAATCTAAAGTTTGAAGATTTAAAACAAATCCAAGAAGGTTTTAAGGTGCAAGGAAAACAAGTTGCTGTCGAAGAGATAAGTTATATTGAAGGAGAACCAAAAAACAAAATCGGGATTAAAATCAAGAACACAGGAAACACAATTCTGCGTACTATTTTTGACCACTTTAATTACGATATAGTAAAGATAGACTGTGTAGCGATTGCGCACTTAACCAAAAAAGATATACCAAGAGGACATTGGAAACACCTGACGATTCAGGAAATAAACACTTTGAAGATGATTTAAAAAAAAAGCTGAAAATTTAATTTTCAGCTTTTTTTATTCTTAAACAGCAGAAAGCCTTAATGGTCTAAAAAAAAATCTCCTTCGGAGATTTAGAAAGCTATACACGTTGTTATGTATCCGTACTTTTTATTTCGATTTATGTACTTCAAGTTCGATTTCAACCATAAATTCGGGCAACGCCAATCCTTTTACCTCAAGCCAAGAGCCAGTTGGAAATCCGTTTTTATAAATTTCAGCTCGATATGCTGATTTTTCTAGCATTTGTGCCATATCGGTTGTAAAAATATCTTCCTTTACCACATCGTCAAATGTGCAGCCAAAGTGTTTTAATATTTTTTCCAAATCAGCATAACAGTTTTTCATCTGCTGTTCTATATCGCCAATTGCAGTTGGGTTTCCTTCATCGTCCATGCTTACTGCTCCAGAGACTTTAATACTATTTCCGATTTTTACAGCGTGTGAATATCCGTAAGCTTTCTCTACCTCAGGTCGCAAGAGAAAATATTCAGGTTTCTCGAATTCAACAATTACTTCTTTTTCAACTTCTTTTGATTCTTCCTGTTGCTTTTCTTTACAACTTTGGAATCCAAAAGCAAAAGTCAAGAATGCCATGAATAATATCAGTCGGTTGGTTGTTCTATTCATAATTTTAATTGATTACTGATTATTTTAGTTTGTTTTCGAATTTTCAATTATTAAGTTGATTTTCGTTTTTTGTATGAAGCACAACGTCCACTGTGTATGGCGAGTGAGGCGCGCCTCACGGGAAGCCATAATTGCGCCTCATTTGTTATACATACAGTTGTGTGTAGTTTTGTGAGGAGTTCTCGTAGACTTGACTAAATATACAACAAATTAGGGAGGCGTGATTAACAGTGGACGTTGGTATGTAATTAGTAGAAAAGGAGCGTTTGCAAAACGCGATTCTACGTGCCGCAGGCAATTACATACCAACGGTCTTGTGTATGGTTAGTTGCGTGTTTCAGCAACTAATTTAGTAAACAAAAACGAACGCGAGAAAATTCCGAAGGAATTTTCCAAGTAGGCACTTACCCAAGCAATTAATTATACACGGTGTTGTGACCAGTTTTTATTAATTCAATTTCAAGTTTTTTCTCAAGATTGGAGTTTATTTCATGTCTAATATTGTTTAGAGATATTCAAAAATTAAATATACATTAACTATAGTTAACACAAATTAACTCTTTCTTATAAAATGATTCTTTTCTTTGGAATAATAATTAAAAAAAAAATTATGATTGATTTTAAATTAACACTAACACTCGTTATATTTCTATTTGGAAACCTAATTAATGCTCAAAATACTAGTGAGAAATATTTAGTTAGTTATCTAGAAAAAAGAATTAGTAGCGAAAAAGGACTTAAAAGAATAGACAAATTTCCAAACCTTTTGAAAGAAAGAATGTTGAAACAAATCAACGAAGGTGAAGAGAAATTCCTTTTTATAGATAATTATGAATCTGTTTATTCATTAAAGAAAATGATAAAAAGAAAAGAAACAGTTATAGATGAGGTAAGTCCAGAAGAGACTATAGAAACGACCTCAAGTTTGGCTACAACCGAGTATTTCAAGAAGAGTAATGATTCATTGCTTGTGTTAAAAAAAAATATTGGTGATGATATTCACATCATAAAAACAAATTTGTACCCATTCGAATGGAAACTAATTGACGAGGCTAAGGAAATAAATTCGATAAATTGTAAGAAAGCTACAACAGTTGATGATAAAGGTAACGAAATAGAAGCCTGGTATACAGAAGATATTCCAATATATAATGGACCTTCAATTTATGGCGGACTACCAGGATTAATAATCCAACTAAAAACAAAAAATCGTTTTTTCAACGTGCAAACTATAGAGAAAACAAATACTGAAGAAAAAATTGACTTTCCATCTACAAAAAATTCCATAACGATGGAAGAATTTAAGATACAGTTTAATTCAAAGAATGATTCTGGGTGGCATGTTAAGAATCAAGGAAAGATATAATTAATTCAATTTCTTCTGAAATTGGTTACAACTAGTTATATACCAGTAAATATAT
This DNA window, taken from Winogradskyella sp. PC-19, encodes the following:
- a CDS encoding metallophosphoesterase — encoded protein: MKRNYKFSLIPLLTFFLSGCATMQMQVDQSKIVQYPTDKELLHSFYLLGDAGNSKLGETDLAIQDFEKALNNAAKNSTAIFLGDNIYPNGFTTKDKEKEELAKHRIKVQTDAAKNFKGNTIFIPGNHDWYSGLKGLKKQEKFIEDALGKNTFLPENGCPIEKVKISEDVILLVVDSHWYITNWDNKPTINDNCEIKTRIDFLDEIASEIKKARGKTTLIAMHHPMFNNGAHGGQYSFKSHVKPFPIAGTLKNIARKTGGVIDVDLQNKMYNELQKRVTSLAQQNDKVIFVSGHEHNLQYLVEAGLPQIISGSGSKVNAARLIGNGQFAYGANGYARLDVFKDGSSFVLFYEAGKEEAVFQTVVLKANQELNLANYPDDFPNEKVASIYTKEEVDKSGFYKFLWGDRYRKQFGTKVKAPTVSLDTLFGGVKPVRKGGGNQSKSLRLEDNQGRQYVMRALKKQASQYLQALIYKDEYIGDKLDDNFASELLLDVFTGAHPYAPFLIGDLSDAIGVYHTNPVLYYVPKQKTLGSFNSDFGDELYMIEEHTSEGHDDKASFGYSNTLLSTTDMMKKIHKDEDIIIDEVAYIKARLFDMLIGDWDRHQDQWRWIEFKENGKKVYRPMPRDRDQAFSKMSDGFLLTTAVKLIPAAGLLREYNEDLVDVKGINVEPYPLDMELIENSVKSVWDEQVAYIQKNITDEVIEKAFLNMPVEIRDADAEEIKRLLKARRENLQKISDRYYRLVNKFSVITGTNKDDWFDIERMPEGVTKVTAYRIKDGKKSDVFHERVYNRDETKEIWIYALDDDDVFNVFGEGNRYINVRLIGGQNNDTYDIKNGKKIKFYDYKSKKNTIVTDKGSKKLTDDYETNVYDYKKLKNSTLQTLPSIGANPDDGFKIGFVSTLTNYTFERNPFSSQHSVSAGYFFATNGFDLGYRGEFANVIGEANLKIESKFTSPNFARNFFGFGNSTPNLEPDNNSIDLDFNRVKIRTFDISPALVWRGQYGSTFEVGASYESNEVERTSGRYLETITAPTDAVFDKQDFYGAHAKYIYDVRDNSVFPTLGMMFGLEAGFKNNVSTSKGFGYVIPELGFDYKITNQGTVVLATKLRSQINLGDDFEFYQAATLGDSEGLRGYRRERFSGKQSFVQSTDLRFNLRRKSSNFLPFNVGFYGGFDYGRIWIDDGRVLNPMFNESGWNTSVGGGIFVSAYSMFTANVSAFSSDDGLRLAFKLGFGF
- a CDS encoding NAD(P)/FAD-dependent oxidoreductase, producing MKNFNTDLDIAIIGGGAAGFFAAINIAEQNPSLTIAILERGKTGLQKVKISGGGRCNVTHAEFMPSELVTNYPRGEKELLGPFHTFMTGDTITWFEERGIELKIEEDGRMFPVSNASQTIIDCFINEAKKHHVKVMYNYSVKSISAQEYGFTLKTNKEDISCKKLVIATGSNPKIWNILSDLGHAIVPPVPSLFTFDIKDERIKDIPGVVAKDVEVKVLETDLESEGPLLITHVGMSAPAILKLSAFGAVELARLNYNFKVAINFIRYGGEQCMDALKTIKQDFAKKTVSNSTQFNLPKRLWKKLVIASNINETERWADLNKNQLEALVDQLTNAVFKVTGKSTFKEEFVTAGGIDLKEINFKTFESKRIPNLYFAGEVINVDAVTGGFNFQNAWTSAYIVSQSINS
- a CDS encoding DUF4174 domain-containing protein, whose product is MKYLVLILLFSGCLFAQDVKSHLWKDRVIVISGNEAARDTIDAQYQRFENQLEKLKDRKLVIYMCINKFCVYYDSKSKPKMFNREETSEKFSINLFGLDGGSKFSSTKIIEPKLIFDLVDSMPMRRQELRNKQN
- a CDS encoding DUF1697 domain-containing protein, producing MNVFVVLLRGINVGGHRKVPMTQLRELLSNSGYVNVQTYIQSGNVVLQSSSDSKALKQNLEEAILNHFGFEVTILVKNNTELKAIYKACPFQNEEKEKSYFMFLDTSPNTEGLAEVSKLEYIGEKVSITENCIYFFSANGYGRAKFNSNFYERKLKVNATARNYKTMLKLLAMVEEAEAKL
- a CDS encoding diphosphomevalonate/mevalonate 3,5-bisphosphate decarboxylase family protein is translated as MTEQDFILKDYKTNVESGKVKWESPSNIALVKYWGKKEHQIPENPSISFTLSNCKTITEVTYTKKEGDDFSFDVIFEDKNNEAFKPKIQTFFERIEAYVPFLRYYHFKIETSNTFPHSSGIASSASGMSALALCLMSIERSLSGVEVSESYFNQKASFLARLGSGSACRSIEGELVVWGNNKSTESSDLFGVKFTEDIHPNFQDYQDAILLVDKGEKQVSSTVGHKLMFGHPFAQKRFEQAHENLAELKDVLISGNQKRFIEIVESEAMTLHAMMMTSMPYFILMKPNTLEIINKIWQFRAESGSNICFTLDAGANVHVLFPKAEQEKVYEFIKTQLVGYCQNGHYICDNVGKGAQKL
- a CDS encoding mevalonate kinase — its product is MKGPLFYSKILLFGEYGIIKDSKGLSIPYNFYNGALKVDENPSEEAIKSNQSLTRFAVYLKEIDTDLVNFDTEKLQGDVDAGMYFDSSIPQGYGVGSSGALVAAIYDKYATDKITVLENLTREKLLKLKSIFSEMESFFHGKSSGLDPLNSYLSLPILINSKDNIEATGIPSQKTEGKGAVFLLDSGIVGETAPMVSIFMENMKNEGFRSMLKEQFIKHTDACVDDFLKGDIKSLFKNTKQLSKVVLNNFKPMIPKQFHELWKKGIETNDYYLKLCGSGGGGYILGFTENIDNAREALRGQKLEVVYNF
- a CDS encoding geranylgeranylglycerol-phosphate geranylgeranyltransferase, with amino-acid sequence MLPKAQKHFILKVFSLFSVVRGYNILVVVIAQYLAAIYIFAPDLHFKDVLFDINILMLVLASSATIASGYIINNFYDSEKDLINRPNKSMLDRLVSQNTKLSIYFTLNFLAVIFASYVSFRTVLFFALYIFAIWFYSHKLKKMPITGNLVSAILTVTPFFAIFIYYKNFEWVIFMHALFLFLLVSMRELTKDLENIKGDLALNYRTVPVVYGENVAKYLLTGAILITCFSAFILIVYFEIGYMYYFFYASVILLLTFLLLLWKSNSKTHYLWLHNILKFIIVAGVFSILLIDINLVLNRL
- a CDS encoding carbon-nitrogen hydrolase family protein — protein: MNTTLKIAMAQIAPVWLDKSETLKKIEKSISDAAKENAELVVFGEALLPGYPFWLALTGGAEWNTDVNKKLHAHYVSNSICIEKGELDSVCKLAKANKMAVYLGIMERPEDRGGHSIYASLVYINERGEVQSVHRKLQPTYDERLTWAPGDGNGLKVHSLKAFTVGGLNCWENWMPLPRTALYGQGENLHIAVWPGSDHNTKDITRFIARESRSYVVSVSSLMAKTDFPKDTPYYNEIVKNAPDTLANGGSCIAGPDGEWIVEPVLHKEGLIYQTIDFNCVLEERQNFDAVGHYSRPDVTKLTVNTERQTTVEIK
- a CDS encoding pseudouridine synthase — protein: MTKQQGNKGKGKPARNQKDSVGKKPFVKRNAPFKKKAAPKRASNPDEIRLNKYIANSGMCSRREADENISIGLVTVNGKVITEMGYKVKLGDEVKFDGRRINPEPKVYVLLNKPKGFATTTAEGKGRTVMDLVSNATSAKIKPIGRLGRNSLGLLLFTNDDEVVQKFTNSKNGVGRLFQIELDKNLKFEDLKQIQEGFKVQGKQVAVEEISYIEGEPKNKIGIKIKNTGNTILRTIFDHFNYDIVKIDCVAIAHLTKKDIPRGHWKHLTIQEINTLKMI